Proteins found in one Mucilaginibacter gracilis genomic segment:
- a CDS encoding pectinesterase family protein → MKKLSVFLLLLLSAAVVMAQATIFPKDITVALDGSGNYKTIQEAVNSVRDFGQKVTIHIKKGIYHEKLVVPAWKTQITLLGEDKENTIITNNDYSGKAVPGGKDMFGKDKFTTYTSYTVQIQGDDFTAQNLTIENTAGRVGQAVALDVEADRCRFINCKLLGNQDTLYTSNENSRQYYQDCYIEGTTDFIFGEATCVFQSCTIKNLTNSFITAASTTARQKFGFVLFDCKLIADTSVNKAYLGRPWRAYAKTVFIRTQMGAHITPEGWNPWKGDALFPDKDKTAYYAEYKSTGPGANAQGRVKWSHQLTDSEFKQYTLNNILPGWNPLLP, encoded by the coding sequence ATGAAAAAACTATCTGTTTTTTTATTGCTTTTACTGTCGGCAGCGGTAGTGATGGCGCAGGCCACCATTTTTCCAAAAGATATTACGGTGGCCCTTGATGGTAGCGGTAACTACAAAACCATACAAGAAGCGGTAAATTCGGTAAGAGATTTTGGGCAAAAAGTAACCATACACATCAAAAAGGGCATTTATCACGAAAAACTGGTTGTGCCCGCCTGGAAAACCCAGATTACCCTGCTTGGCGAAGACAAGGAAAATACCATTATTACCAATAACGATTATTCGGGCAAAGCGGTGCCGGGCGGTAAGGATATGTTTGGTAAAGATAAGTTTACCACCTATACATCGTACACGGTACAAATACAGGGCGATGATTTTACTGCCCAAAACTTAACAATTGAAAACACCGCGGGCCGCGTTGGCCAGGCCGTAGCCCTTGATGTTGAGGCCGATAGGTGCCGGTTTATTAACTGTAAATTACTGGGCAATCAGGATACGCTGTACACCAGTAACGAAAACAGCCGCCAGTATTACCAGGACTGCTACATTGAAGGCACTACCGATTTTATTTTTGGCGAGGCTACCTGTGTATTTCAAAGTTGCACTATCAAAAATTTAACAAATTCGTTTATCACAGCGGCATCAACAACGGCCCGGCAAAAATTTGGCTTTGTATTGTTTGATTGTAAGTTAATTGCCGATACCTCGGTAAACAAGGCTTATTTAGGCAGGCCGTGGCGTGCGTATGCTAAAACGGTTTTCATCCGCACCCAAATGGGCGCTCATATTACCCCCGAGGGATGGAACCCCTGGAAAGGCGATGCCTTATTTCCCGACAAGGATAAAACAGCCTACTATGCCGAGTATAAAAGCACCGGCCCGGGTGCAAACGCACAAGGCAGGGTAAAATGGAGCCATCAATTAACCGATAGTGAATTTAAGCAGTATACGCTTAACAATATATTACCTGGCTGGAACCCGCTGTTACCCTAA